The following proteins come from a genomic window of Myroides odoratus DSM 2801:
- a CDS encoding MarR family winged helix-turn-helix transcriptional regulator → MINESLQLLFNLTKTQSILQRKFDRLSVHGLSYTDFMLLHLLASDAEGKTRRIDLASRIGLTPSGVTRLLSPLEKNGLVGRESNARDARVSYVVLTETGQRVYIEAKVTAEAVALELLPKLKANQLQAIMDLFRQIADGK, encoded by the coding sequence ATGATAAACGAATCACTACAACTGTTGTTCAACTTGACAAAAACCCAATCTATCCTTCAGCGAAAATTTGATCGTTTGAGTGTACACGGCTTGAGCTATACCGATTTTATGTTGCTCCATTTGCTTGCCTCTGACGCAGAAGGTAAAACGAGGAGAATTGACTTGGCGAGTCGCATAGGACTTACACCATCAGGGGTGACGCGCTTACTGAGTCCGTTGGAAAAAAATGGTTTAGTGGGAAGAGAGAGCAATGCACGAGATGCTCGTGTTAGTTATGTCGTGCTAACTGAAACAGGACAACGCGTTTACATTGAAGCAAAAGTAACTGCAGAGGCTGTTGCCTTGGAATTACTTCCCAAACTAAAAGCCAATCAACTGCAAGCGATTATGGAC